The following are encoded together in the Streptomyces rapamycinicus NRRL 5491 genome:
- the gap gene encoding type I glyceraldehyde-3-phosphate dehydrogenase, with product MTRIAINGFGRIGRNTLRALLERDSDLEVVAVNDLTAPESLAHLLKYDSSLGPLGRSVEVDGTDLVVDGRRVKVLAEREPADLPWAELGVDIVLESTGRFTAADAARAHLRAGARRVLVSAPSAGADVTLAYGVNTDAYDPAEHVIVSNASCTTNALAPLAAVLDDLAGIEHGFMTTVHAYTQEQNLQDGPHRDLRRARAAGVNIVPTTTGAAKAIGLVLPNLDGKLSGDSIRVPVPVGSIVELNTAVSREVSRDEVLAAYRAAADGKLKGVLDYSDEPLVSSDITRRPASSIFDAALTRVDGKHIKVVAWYDNEWGFSNRVIDTLELLARD from the coding sequence ATGACCCGCATCGCCATCAATGGATTCGGCCGCATCGGACGCAACACCCTCCGTGCCCTGCTGGAGCGCGACAGCGACCTCGAGGTGGTCGCCGTCAACGACCTCACGGCCCCCGAGTCCCTCGCCCATCTGCTCAAGTACGACAGCTCGCTCGGCCCCCTCGGCCGCTCCGTCGAGGTCGACGGAACCGACCTCGTCGTCGACGGCCGCCGCGTCAAGGTGCTCGCCGAGCGAGAGCCCGCCGACCTGCCGTGGGCCGAGCTCGGCGTCGACATCGTGCTCGAGTCCACCGGCCGCTTCACCGCGGCGGACGCCGCCCGCGCGCACCTCCGTGCCGGTGCCCGGCGCGTGCTGGTGAGCGCCCCCTCCGCCGGTGCCGACGTCACGCTCGCCTACGGCGTGAACACCGATGCCTACGACCCCGCCGAGCACGTGATCGTCTCGAACGCCTCGTGCACCACGAACGCGCTGGCCCCGCTGGCAGCCGTACTGGACGACCTGGCCGGGATCGAGCACGGCTTCATGACCACGGTGCACGCCTACACCCAGGAGCAGAACCTCCAGGACGGCCCCCACCGCGACCTGCGCCGCGCCCGCGCCGCCGGGGTGAACATCGTGCCCACCACCACCGGGGCAGCCAAGGCCATCGGCCTGGTGCTGCCGAACCTCGACGGCAAGCTGTCGGGCGACTCGATCCGGGTACCGGTGCCGGTGGGCTCGATCGTGGAGCTGAACACCGCGGTCTCCCGGGAGGTCAGCCGCGACGAGGTGCTCGCGGCCTACCGCGCCGCCGCCGACGGTAAGCTCAAGGGCGTCCTCGACTACTCCGACGAGCCGCTCGTCTCCAGCGACATCACCCGCCGCCCGGCGTCGTCCATCTTCGACGCCGCCCTCACCCGCGTCGACGGAAAGCACATCAAGGTGGTGGCCTGGTACGACAACGAGTGGGGCTTCTCGAACCGCGTCATCGACACGCTCGAACTGCTCGCACGCGACTGA
- a CDS encoding 5'-methylthioadenosine/S-adenosylhomocysteine nucleosidase, translating to MESTGHHSDSLVVLTALDVEYEAVRAHLVDPRPRLHPAGTLFEVGRLDGTPWWVALAELGDGNQGAAVLTERAITMFRPRAVAFVGVAGALKGDVELGDVVMPTHVYAYHGGKDEDGEFHSRPRVWPVRQELDQLARMARRSGAWTGLLRDRPPGAARPAVHLKPVAAGEVVLNSADSPLRRQLRSDYQDAAAIEMEGAGVAQAAHLNAALPALIVRGISDRADGEKYDADAEGWQSRAARHAAAFAFSVLRELPPGGGPAVTPGPVTPMDPVPERFPEGPAPPDAGTPPDTGPAAHRQLLRWARRFSDDLDLVDSPRPDGDTGSAPQLSGGLYVRRAIQDRVVEALYDDDPKAVLVTGDAGNGKSSLLWGLARDLTVLEDAEVFLVNAAWLLRPLGGVSATPMLTPAAVVSGATHARTRGRTPVVLLDTADLLLHDDHHEMTLLDLCEDLAAAGARLVLTSRPEEANRLRTGFLRMSLGPYDDGEIPHAIRGHAALYCPDAVPRDDGARVRRLMEPVARGLPVREVCRSPLQLRLLFELARDDGAFPSAEIDATGLYRRYWDHRVVTDRRHHGNQSATAPEDLSSITGAIAVVLMSAGRTELSRGDLVERLTSPHGGPRPAWPYEPARVRSSLDLLIDRGVLGRGASDAIHFFHQTMFEYAAARGLLHLTGAPALLSLCEWVGSHPRDFFVGAILEQLLMLAAGSERYRGPVRDTLIRMAAHEDAMILHTVAVAVAARNPAVGVPVEPLLATAPHGVARRYAVLAPTVRETDVDALLPRLHGLWQRQEPSLQGAVLEALERLAAQNSLAVHAALADWGCVRELTGRRTAGAGLDVLPRLLVLTSHVDVASARTGLMEMLDFALTRGLSELASGVMTLWARHWETLGSVEWAAAVQERLQRVRLARKSYDVELFQTALARVVAASWTHDQGLPGDHGLPADGPDGGPGTTPHPWIRRLDAAVALLEADDHDTAGNAGLIAATAVLTTLPPGHWAIEATLDRCLAMTGPGAPHALQHRMVFPLLLSADCAAAERLVHRLAAMLKALPCPENQPVTPSQRLALVARRVLAHRDVPAYRVRQVLERSGWEADSELWLSRDGLATLLLPAALGGHPTAVSRIEKATTAPAAARSLIRQSLHRAVTDAGLHTERHIGLLVNLSLIDADTVLLEAITTGRAKKGTGPLPPLAHERVLAALRASAPALTGLIADEIAEGNSGKRQRQALTLWECSVSAGVLPAPGLTELLPRYRTFSDQKTRAALLGLVGTIAALEPAQYGTAHTFLSELVFDATGGILLLDDASAATRNAARKALLQAACESGPLTPTALNTALDLAFAPPTDAGLISGLGQLVRRLSAAHGAAPAAELLIRVIGAAVASQQGRAAENHLAKALRGAMDSVFDRGSPAVYRRLWEHLKERGPEDDADRVVFPERYALGLVSCAIRRSYATTRQDLEALVADPRVPRPTKMWIGDQLSARSREHTEHDLGWVLGGRTARQPVAGCSR from the coding sequence GTGGAGAGCACCGGGCATCACAGCGACTCACTCGTCGTGCTGACCGCGCTGGACGTGGAGTACGAGGCGGTCCGGGCACATCTGGTCGATCCGCGGCCGCGACTCCACCCGGCGGGCACCCTGTTCGAGGTCGGCCGGCTCGACGGTACGCCATGGTGGGTGGCGCTTGCCGAGCTCGGCGACGGCAACCAGGGGGCGGCCGTGCTGACCGAGCGGGCGATCACCATGTTCCGCCCGCGCGCCGTGGCATTCGTCGGGGTGGCGGGAGCCCTCAAGGGCGACGTGGAGCTCGGGGACGTCGTCATGCCCACGCATGTGTACGCGTACCACGGCGGCAAGGACGAGGACGGGGAGTTCCACTCCCGCCCGCGGGTCTGGCCGGTGCGTCAGGAACTCGACCAGCTGGCCCGCATGGCCCGCAGGTCCGGTGCGTGGACCGGTCTGCTCCGGGACCGCCCGCCCGGCGCCGCCCGCCCGGCCGTACACCTCAAGCCCGTGGCCGCCGGTGAGGTCGTCCTCAACTCGGCCGACTCGCCCCTGAGACGGCAACTGCGCAGCGACTACCAGGACGCCGCCGCCATCGAGATGGAGGGCGCGGGCGTGGCGCAGGCCGCCCATCTCAACGCCGCGTTACCCGCCCTGATCGTCCGCGGGATCAGCGACCGGGCCGATGGCGAGAAGTACGACGCGGACGCCGAGGGCTGGCAGTCCCGAGCGGCGCGCCACGCGGCCGCCTTCGCCTTCTCCGTCCTCCGTGAACTGCCACCCGGCGGCGGCCCCGCCGTCACACCTGGGCCGGTGACGCCCATGGACCCGGTACCGGAACGGTTCCCGGAAGGCCCGGCACCCCCAGATGCGGGAACCCCACCTGACACCGGACCGGCCGCGCACCGCCAACTCCTGCGCTGGGCACGGAGGTTCTCCGACGACCTGGACCTCGTGGACTCCCCGCGGCCGGACGGCGACACCGGCTCCGCACCGCAGCTCAGCGGCGGGCTGTATGTGCGACGCGCCATCCAGGACCGGGTGGTGGAGGCCCTCTACGACGACGATCCGAAGGCGGTCCTGGTGACCGGGGACGCGGGGAACGGGAAGAGCAGCCTGCTGTGGGGCCTCGCCCGGGACCTGACCGTTCTGGAGGACGCCGAGGTCTTCCTGGTGAACGCCGCCTGGCTGCTGCGCCCCCTGGGCGGCGTCTCCGCAACGCCCATGCTGACCCCCGCGGCCGTCGTGTCCGGGGCCACGCACGCCCGGACGCGGGGGCGTACCCCCGTCGTGCTCCTCGACACCGCCGATCTGCTGCTGCACGACGACCACCACGAGATGACCCTGCTCGACCTGTGCGAGGACCTCGCCGCCGCCGGTGCCCGCCTGGTGCTGACCTCCCGTCCGGAGGAGGCGAACCGGCTGCGCACCGGCTTCCTCCGGATGTCGCTCGGCCCCTACGACGACGGCGAGATCCCCCACGCCATCCGTGGCCACGCCGCGCTCTACTGCCCCGACGCCGTTCCCCGGGACGACGGGGCACGGGTGCGGAGGCTGATGGAGCCCGTGGCCCGCGGACTGCCGGTGCGCGAGGTGTGCCGAAGCCCCCTCCAGCTGCGGCTGCTGTTCGAACTCGCCCGGGACGACGGGGCGTTCCCCAGCGCCGAGATCGACGCCACCGGCCTCTACCGCCGCTACTGGGACCACCGGGTCGTCACCGACCGGCGCCATCACGGCAACCAGAGCGCCACGGCGCCGGAGGACCTCTCCTCGATCACCGGCGCGATCGCCGTCGTGCTGATGTCGGCGGGCCGTACCGAGCTGTCACGCGGGGACCTGGTCGAGCGGCTCACCTCGCCGCACGGCGGCCCACGCCCCGCGTGGCCGTACGAACCCGCCCGCGTCCGGTCGTCCCTGGATCTGCTGATCGACCGGGGTGTGCTGGGCAGGGGAGCCTCGGATGCCATCCACTTCTTCCACCAGACCATGTTCGAGTACGCGGCGGCGCGCGGCCTGCTGCACCTCACCGGGGCACCGGCGCTGCTGTCCCTGTGCGAGTGGGTCGGATCCCATCCCCGTGACTTCTTCGTGGGGGCGATCCTCGAACAGCTCCTCATGCTCGCCGCGGGATCCGAACGGTATCGCGGCCCGGTGCGGGACACGCTGATCCGTATGGCGGCGCACGAGGACGCCATGATCCTGCACACCGTCGCCGTGGCCGTCGCGGCCCGGAACCCGGCCGTGGGCGTGCCCGTCGAGCCGCTGCTCGCGACGGCGCCGCACGGTGTCGCGCGACGATATGCGGTGCTGGCCCCGACCGTGCGCGAGACGGACGTCGACGCCCTGCTCCCGCGGCTCCACGGGCTGTGGCAGAGACAGGAGCCCAGCCTGCAAGGGGCCGTGCTCGAAGCGCTGGAACGGCTGGCCGCCCAGAACTCGCTCGCGGTCCACGCCGCGCTCGCCGACTGGGGCTGCGTACGGGAGCTGACCGGCCGCCGTACGGCCGGCGCGGGCCTCGACGTCCTGCCCCGGCTGCTCGTGCTGACGTCACACGTCGATGTGGCGTCAGCCCGGACGGGACTCATGGAGATGCTCGACTTCGCCCTGACCCGGGGGCTGTCGGAGCTGGCCTCCGGCGTGATGACCCTCTGGGCACGGCACTGGGAAACACTGGGCTCGGTGGAATGGGCCGCAGCCGTCCAGGAGCGTCTCCAGCGTGTGCGCCTCGCGCGGAAGTCGTACGACGTCGAGCTCTTCCAAACGGCCCTGGCCAGGGTGGTGGCCGCCTCCTGGACCCACGACCAGGGACTTCCGGGTGACCACGGACTCCCCGCCGACGGCCCCGACGGCGGTCCCGGCACCACGCCCCACCCCTGGATCCGCCGCCTCGACGCCGCGGTGGCGCTCCTCGAAGCGGACGACCACGACACCGCGGGCAACGCCGGACTCATCGCCGCCACAGCCGTCCTGACCACTCTTCCGCCCGGCCACTGGGCCATCGAGGCCACCCTGGACCGCTGTCTGGCGATGACCGGGCCGGGAGCGCCGCACGCGCTCCAGCACCGGATGGTCTTCCCGCTGCTGCTCAGCGCCGACTGCGCCGCTGCGGAACGCCTCGTCCACCGGCTCGCCGCCATGCTCAAGGCGCTGCCCTGCCCCGAGAACCAGCCGGTCACGCCCTCGCAGCGGCTCGCGCTGGTGGCCCGCCGCGTCCTCGCCCACCGCGACGTACCCGCGTATCGCGTGCGGCAGGTTCTGGAACGCTCCGGCTGGGAGGCCGACTCCGAGCTGTGGCTGTCCCGGGACGGCCTGGCCACGCTCCTCCTGCCGGCCGCACTCGGCGGTCACCCCACCGCCGTGAGCAGGATCGAGAAGGCGACGACCGCCCCGGCCGCCGCCCGGAGCCTCATCCGCCAATCCCTGCACCGGGCGGTCACGGACGCCGGGCTCCACACCGAGCGCCACATCGGCCTGCTGGTGAACCTGTCGCTCATCGACGCCGACACCGTACTCCTGGAGGCCATCACCACCGGCCGGGCCAAGAAGGGCACCGGTCCGCTGCCGCCCCTCGCCCATGAGCGGGTGCTGGCCGCGCTACGGGCATCGGCACCCGCCCTCACCGGGCTGATCGCGGACGAGATCGCCGAGGGCAACAGCGGAAAGCGGCAGCGCCAGGCACTCACGCTCTGGGAGTGCTCGGTGTCCGCCGGCGTCCTGCCCGCGCCCGGCCTGACCGAACTCCTGCCCCGGTACCGCACCTTCTCCGACCAGAAGACCCGTGCGGCCCTCCTCGGGCTGGTGGGAACCATCGCGGCACTCGAACCCGCCCAGTACGGCACGGCACACACCTTCCTCTCGGAGCTGGTGTTCGACGCCACGGGAGGCATCCTCCTCCTCGACGACGCGTCGGCCGCCACCCGGAACGCCGCCCGCAAGGCCCTGCTCCAGGCCGCCTGCGAGTCCGGCCCGCTCACCCCCACGGCTCTCAACACGGCCCTCGACCTGGCCTTCGCCCCACCCACCGACGCCGGACTGATCAGCGGGCTCGGCCAGCTGGTGCGGCGGCTCAGCGCCGCACACGGCGCGGCACCCGCCGCCGAACTGCTGATCCGTGTCATCGGCGCGGCCGTGGCCTCGCAACAGGGCCGCGCCGCGGAGAACCACCTGGCGAAGGCACTCCGTGGCGCGATGGACAGCGTCTTCGACCGCGGTTCCCCGGCCGTGTACCGGAGACTGTGGGAGCACCTCAAGGAGCGCGGCCCGGAGGACGACGCCGATCGCGTGGTCTTTCCGGAGCGGTACGCCCTGGGGCTGGTGAGCTGCGCGATCCGCCGCTCGTACGCGACAACGCGCCAGGATCTGGAGGCACTTGTCGCCGATCCACGGGTGCCGCGTCCCACCAAGATGTGGATCGGCGACCAGCTCAGCGCCCGGTCGCGGGAACACACCGAACACGACCTCGGCTGGGTGCTGGGTGGCCGGACGGCCCGGCAGCCAGTGGCAGGATGCTCGCGGTAG
- a CDS encoding GlxA family transcriptional regulator: MSRKNHHVVVLVLDGAKPLDVGIPAQVFSNRPSMPYELRVCGAAPGPVTGGEGLSYHVAEGLEAFEHADTVFIPGYREPATTEPPAAVVRALTAAHERGTRLAAISTGAFALAATGLLDGKRATTHWHYTKALAERHPLVRVDENVLFVDEGDVLTSAGAASGIDLCLHLVRRDHGVGLSNHVARRLVAAPYRSGGQAQYVPRSVPEPLGDLFASTREWALAHLAEPLTLEALARNARVSARTFSRRFVEDTGYTPMQWVLRARVDVARELLERTDLSVEQIAGRVGLGTGANLRLHFHRILGTSPTEYRHTFSA; this comes from the coding sequence ATGAGCCGGAAGAACCACCATGTCGTCGTGCTCGTGCTCGACGGTGCGAAGCCACTCGACGTCGGCATCCCCGCGCAAGTGTTCTCCAACCGCCCGAGCATGCCGTACGAGCTGCGGGTGTGTGGCGCCGCGCCCGGACCGGTGACCGGTGGCGAAGGACTCTCGTACCACGTGGCCGAGGGACTCGAGGCGTTCGAGCACGCCGACACCGTCTTCATCCCCGGCTACCGGGAGCCGGCGACCACGGAACCACCGGCGGCGGTCGTCCGCGCGCTGACGGCCGCCCACGAGCGTGGCACCCGGCTCGCGGCCATCTCCACCGGGGCGTTCGCGCTGGCGGCCACGGGTCTGCTCGACGGCAAGCGGGCGACGACCCACTGGCACTACACCAAGGCTCTCGCCGAACGGCATCCGCTCGTGCGGGTGGACGAGAACGTGCTGTTCGTGGACGAGGGCGACGTGCTCACCTCGGCGGGCGCGGCATCCGGCATCGACCTCTGTCTGCACCTGGTGCGCCGTGACCACGGCGTCGGGCTCTCCAACCACGTGGCGAGACGGCTGGTGGCGGCGCCGTATCGCAGCGGGGGACAGGCACAGTACGTGCCCCGGAGTGTGCCCGAACCGCTCGGCGACCTGTTCGCGAGCACGCGGGAGTGGGCCCTGGCACACCTCGCCGAGCCACTGACCCTCGAAGCGCTCGCCCGCAACGCGCGGGTGTCGGCGCGCACCTTCTCCCGGCGGTTCGTGGAGGACACCGGCTACACACCGATGCAGTGGGTGCTCCGGGCGCGCGTGGACGTGGCGCGTGAGCTGCTCGAACGCACCGATCTGAGCGTGGAGCAGATCGCCGGCCGGGTCGGGCTCGGCACCGGCGCGAATCTGCGTCTGCACTTCCACCGCATTCTCGGCACCTCCCCGACGGAGTACCGCCACACCTTCTCGGCCTGA
- a CDS encoding helix-turn-helix transcriptional regulator, which yields MGDNDLGEFLRSRRSGLRPEEVGMASHGTRRVPGLRREEVAVLAGVNADYYTRLEQGRERHPSAQVLDALSRALRLDGDARDHLYRLGGTVPGEPAARVPDQVSPGLRQLMDGYPHTPAFVLNRTLDILATNALADALYSPFHPADNLARMAFADPAGRAFYQDWDRAAQATVANLRHAAGYEPDNPRLRGLVNTLTEDSAEFARLWDSHTVRGKTQEAKRFLHPDVGPLTLGYQSFDVREAPGQQLVIYHAEPGSGSAEALHLLGSIHATRTRPSPRGADRA from the coding sequence ATGGGTGACAACGACCTTGGAGAATTCCTGCGAAGCCGCAGGTCAGGACTTCGGCCCGAAGAGGTCGGGATGGCGAGCCACGGCACCCGCCGCGTTCCCGGGCTGCGCCGTGAGGAGGTCGCGGTGCTGGCCGGTGTCAACGCCGACTACTACACCCGCCTGGAACAGGGCCGGGAGCGCCACCCCTCCGCGCAGGTGCTCGACGCGCTCAGCCGCGCGCTGCGCCTCGACGGCGACGCCCGGGACCATCTGTACCGGCTCGGCGGCACGGTGCCCGGCGAACCCGCCGCCCGCGTGCCCGACCAGGTCAGTCCCGGGTTGCGGCAGCTGATGGACGGCTATCCGCACACACCTGCCTTCGTGCTCAACCGGACCCTGGACATCCTCGCCACCAACGCGCTGGCCGACGCCCTCTACTCGCCGTTCCACCCGGCGGACAACCTGGCCCGCATGGCGTTCGCGGACCCCGCGGGGCGCGCCTTCTACCAGGACTGGGACCGGGCGGCACAGGCCACCGTCGCCAATCTGCGCCACGCGGCGGGCTACGAGCCGGACAATCCGCGCCTGCGCGGGCTGGTGAACACCCTCACCGAGGACAGCGCGGAGTTCGCGCGCCTGTGGGACAGCCACACCGTGCGCGGCAAGACCCAGGAGGCCAAGCGGTTCCTGCACCCCGACGTCGGCCCCCTCACCCTCGGCTACCAGTCGTTCGACGTACGGGAGGCCCCGGGCCAGCAACTCGTCATCTACCACGCGGAGCCCGGAAGCGGCAGCGCGGAGGCGCTGCATCTGCTCGGCTCCATCCACGCGACACGCACCCGGCCCTCCCCCCGGGGCGCGGACCGCGCCTGA